One window of the Conexibacter sp. SYSU D00693 genome contains the following:
- a CDS encoding RNA polymerase sigma factor, which produces MLATRTPLTDEALVARVRAGDDGAFTEIVQRYEAPLTGFARMVLGGAHHDAEECVQDAFVRALRSLRSGTAASADREMALRPWLHTIVRNRCLDQLRAGGKRPTTDLEPHEPVLRAIHADPASMIARREALDEVVGALGDLPTRQRRALVLHELEDQSHSQIGRALGVTRGASKALVHRARAGLATHRAA; this is translated from the coding sequence ATGCTCGCCACCCGCACCCCCCTCACCGACGAGGCGCTCGTGGCCCGCGTGCGCGCGGGGGACGACGGCGCCTTCACCGAGATCGTGCAGCGCTACGAGGCGCCGCTCACCGGCTTCGCCCGCATGGTCCTCGGCGGCGCCCACCACGACGCGGAGGAGTGCGTCCAGGACGCCTTCGTGCGCGCCCTGCGCTCGCTGCGCTCCGGCACCGCCGCGTCCGCCGACCGCGAGATGGCGCTGCGCCCCTGGCTGCACACCATCGTGCGCAACCGCTGCCTGGACCAGCTGCGCGCCGGCGGCAAGCGCCCGACGACCGACCTCGAGCCCCACGAGCCCGTGCTACGCGCGATCCACGCCGACCCGGCGTCGATGATCGCGCGCCGGGAGGCGCTCGACGAGGTCGTCGGTGCCCTGGGCGACCTCCCCACGCGCCAGCGCCGCGCGCTCGTCCTGCACGAGCTCGAGGACCAGTCGCACTCGCAGATCGGCCGCGCCCTCGGCGTCACCCGCGGCGCGAGCAAGGCGCTCGTGCACCGGGCCCGCGCCGGGCTGGCCACCCACCGCGCCGCGTAG
- a CDS encoding FHA domain-containing protein, protein MRDGDGRQRLVPLHGERLSVGRTDSNDVALPWDTEVSRLHAELERLAGEWTVVDDGLSRNGTFVNGSRITGRTRLRDGDVLRVGQTTLAFRRPDAEDTREETVVAGQRLVLGDLPPTQRSVLVSLARPYKHGGVAAPASNADIAGELHLSVDAVKAALRALYERFGIDDLPQGQKRARLVAEALERGVVAPRDL, encoded by the coding sequence CTGCGCGACGGCGACGGCCGCCAGCGCCTCGTCCCGCTGCACGGCGAGCGCCTCAGCGTCGGGCGCACCGACTCCAACGACGTCGCCCTGCCCTGGGACACGGAGGTCTCGCGCCTGCACGCCGAGCTCGAGCGCCTCGCGGGCGAGTGGACCGTCGTCGACGACGGCCTCAGCCGCAACGGCACGTTCGTCAACGGCTCGCGCATCACCGGCCGCACCCGCCTGCGCGACGGCGACGTCCTGCGCGTGGGCCAGACCACGCTCGCCTTCCGCCGCCCCGACGCGGAGGACACCCGCGAGGAGACGGTCGTCGCCGGCCAGCGCCTGGTCCTCGGCGACCTGCCGCCGACCCAGCGCTCGGTCCTCGTCTCGCTCGCGCGCCCCTACAAGCACGGGGGCGTGGCGGCGCCGGCCTCCAACGCCGACATCGCGGGGGAGCTCCACCTCAGCGTCGACGCCGTGAAGGCCGCGCTCCGGGCGCTGTACGAGCGGTTCGGGATCGACGACCTCCCGCAGGGGCAGAAGCGGGCGCGGCTGGTGGCCGAGGCGCTGGAGCGCGGGGTCGTGGCGCCGCGGGACCTCTAG
- a CDS encoding gamma-glutamyl-gamma-aminobutyrate hydrolase family protein: MDTPVIGLCCPVERASWGLWEVDAHLLPREYADAVQRAGGLALLLPPDPRALEEPDVWLDLVDGLLVPGGADVDPASYGATPHAQTRGTSPERDAFEEALLRRAIERDLPVLGICRGMQVLNVALGGTLLQHVPDVVGHPDHRRTPGTFEGNDHEVVLRPGSLAARAAGEERHRALSHHHQAVDRLGEGLVVTGRAVGDDLVEAVELPGRRFVLGVQWHPEADEASRLVAALVDEARGRRAAAG; the protein is encoded by the coding sequence ATGGACACCCCGGTCATCGGCCTCTGCTGCCCGGTGGAACGCGCGTCGTGGGGCCTGTGGGAGGTCGACGCGCACCTGCTGCCGCGGGAGTACGCCGACGCCGTCCAGCGCGCCGGCGGCCTGGCGCTCCTGCTGCCGCCCGACCCGCGGGCCCTCGAGGAGCCCGACGTCTGGCTGGACCTCGTCGACGGGCTGCTCGTCCCGGGCGGGGCCGACGTCGACCCGGCCTCCTACGGCGCGACGCCGCACGCGCAGACGCGGGGGACTTCGCCCGAGCGCGACGCCTTCGAGGAGGCGCTGCTGCGCCGGGCGATCGAGCGCGACCTGCCGGTGCTCGGGATCTGCCGCGGGATGCAGGTGCTCAACGTCGCGCTGGGCGGCACGCTGCTCCAGCACGTGCCCGACGTCGTCGGCCACCCCGACCACCGCCGGACCCCCGGGACGTTCGAGGGCAACGACCACGAGGTCGTCCTGCGCCCGGGCTCGCTGGCCGCGCGGGCGGCGGGGGAGGAGCGCCACCGGGCGCTCAGCCACCACCACCAGGCCGTCGACCGGCTCGGCGAGGGGCTCGTCGTCACCGGCCGTGCCGTGGGCGACGACCTCGTCGAGGCCGTGGAGCTGCCCGGCCGCCGGTTCGTGCTGGGCGTGCAGTGGCACCCCGAGGCCGACGAGGCGAGCCGGCTCGTGGCCGCGCTGGTCGACGAGGCGCGCGGCCGGCGCGCCGCCGCGGGCTAG
- a CDS encoding heme o synthase, with translation MEASSQVQAVAPAPALAGVRQVLADYLELTKPKVQSLLLLTTVTTMLVAAGVTGEPASFGLILATCVGGYLSAGGAGAVNHWFDRDIDAQMARTATRPIPAGRVAPGAALAYGITLAALSFLWLSLTTNVLAASLSLSGFVGYVGVYTVWLKRRTPQNIVIGGAAGAVPPLVGWAAVTGGLEGLPIYLFAIVFFWTPPHFWALSLLMKDEYAKVGVPMLPVVRGEVETRRQIVLYSVLLYAVTQLPFCAGGLGGVYLVASLALGAAFIGLAVRLQRLATRPAALRLYLFSLAYLAALFAAMVADVKL, from the coding sequence ATGGAGGCGTCGTCCCAGGTCCAGGCCGTCGCGCCGGCGCCCGCGCTCGCGGGCGTCCGGCAGGTGCTGGCCGACTACCTGGAGCTCACGAAGCCCAAGGTCCAGTCGCTGCTGCTGCTCACCACGGTGACGACGATGCTCGTCGCCGCGGGGGTCACGGGCGAGCCGGCGTCGTTCGGCCTCATCCTGGCCACGTGCGTGGGCGGCTACCTGTCCGCCGGCGGCGCGGGCGCGGTCAACCACTGGTTCGACCGCGACATCGACGCGCAGATGGCGCGCACGGCGACGCGGCCGATCCCGGCGGGCCGCGTGGCCCCGGGCGCCGCGCTGGCCTACGGCATCACGCTGGCGGCGCTGTCGTTCCTCTGGCTGTCGCTGACGACGAACGTCCTGGCGGCGTCGCTGTCGCTGTCGGGCTTCGTCGGCTACGTCGGCGTCTACACCGTCTGGCTCAAGCGCCGCACGCCGCAGAACATCGTCATCGGCGGCGCCGCGGGCGCCGTCCCGCCGCTCGTCGGCTGGGCCGCCGTGACCGGCGGGCTCGAGGGCCTGCCGATCTACCTCTTCGCGATCGTCTTCTTCTGGACCCCGCCCCACTTCTGGGCGCTGTCGCTGCTGATGAAGGACGAGTACGCCAAGGTCGGCGTGCCGATGCTGCCGGTCGTGCGCGGCGAGGTCGAGACCCGCCGCCAGATCGTCCTCTACAGCGTGCTGCTCTACGCCGTCACGCAGCTGCCGTTCTGCGCGGGCGGCCTGGGCGGCGTGTACCTCGTGGCCTCGCTGGCGCTCGGCGCCGCGTTCATCGGCCTCGCGGTGCGCCTGCAGCGCCTCGCCACCCGCCCGGCGGCGCTGCGCCTCTACCTCTTCTCCCTGGCCTACCTCGCGGCGCTGTTCGCCGCGATGGTCGCCGACGTCAAGCTCTAG
- the coxB gene encoding cytochrome c oxidase subunit II translates to MHRSRLLPLTLLASLVGLLVAAPLAGADFLTPESGGSSNADDIDTLYKYVLAVAIVVFVGVEGVLFYSLRKFRARKGAVAAQIRGNTRLEIGWTVGAALVLVVLATLTFIKLGDIRNPPNSGPDGLELADGTLVANTKEKLPPNGKSLDIEVNGQQYVWRYTYPDGDQNQLNNVFAYEEMVVPVETTVTLDIRAQDVAHSWWIPALGGKMDAVPGYTNHTWFKIPASKAGQTFRGQCAELCGRNHANMVARVRAVTPQEFERYLAQRKADIQAANQAAERQRREQEATGGQPGGNAPQGENPTGESNNPVPGSPGGTNEDER, encoded by the coding sequence ATGCACCGTTCGCGACTCCTTCCCCTGACCCTCCTCGCCTCGCTGGTCGGCCTGCTGGTTGCCGCCCCCCTGGCCGGGGCCGACTTCCTGACGCCCGAGAGCGGGGGCTCGTCCAACGCGGACGACATCGACACGCTCTACAAGTACGTCCTGGCGGTCGCGATCGTCGTGTTCGTCGGCGTGGAGGGCGTGCTCTTCTACTCGCTGCGCAAGTTCCGCGCGCGCAAGGGCGCCGTCGCCGCGCAGATCCGCGGCAACACGCGGCTGGAGATCGGCTGGACCGTCGGCGCGGCCCTCGTGCTCGTCGTCCTCGCGACGCTGACCTTCATCAAGCTCGGGGACATCCGCAACCCGCCGAACTCGGGCCCCGACGGCCTCGAGCTCGCCGACGGCACCCTCGTGGCCAACACGAAGGAGAAGCTGCCGCCCAACGGGAAGTCGCTGGACATCGAGGTCAACGGCCAGCAGTACGTGTGGCGCTACACGTACCCGGACGGCGACCAGAACCAGCTCAACAACGTCTTCGCCTACGAGGAGATGGTCGTGCCGGTCGAGACGACCGTCACGCTCGACATCCGCGCCCAGGACGTCGCGCACTCGTGGTGGATCCCGGCGCTCGGCGGCAAGATGGACGCCGTCCCGGGCTACACGAACCACACGTGGTTCAAGATCCCGGCGAGCAAGGCCGGCCAGACCTTCCGCGGCCAGTGCGCCGAGCTCTGCGGCCGCAACCACGCGAACATGGTCGCGCGCGTGCGCGCCGTGACCCCGCAGGAGTTCGAGCGCTACCTCGCGCAGCGCAAGGCCGACATCCAGGCCGCCAACCAGGCGGCCGAGCGCCAGCGCCGCGAGCAGGAGGCCACCGGCGGCCAGCCCGGCGGCAACGCCCCGCAGGGCGAGAACCCGACCGGCGAGAGCAACAACCCCGTCCCGGGGTCCCCTGGCGGGACCAACGAGGACGAGCGCTAG
- a CDS encoding enoyl-CoA hydratase/isomerase family protein: MPAYETVDVLRRGPAATILLNRPESMNAWNKQLGLDLLAAIEQCAADDGVRAVCVTGAGRSFSSGADLKDFGNDLDPNGRPDVYKVLTERYHPIITGLREMPKPVVAAVNGPAVGIGLSLALAADLVVARQSAYFLLAFVNIGLVPDGGSSLFVPERIGFTRAIELAMLGERLSADKALEWGLINKVVADDDFDAEVEALVDRLAAGPTRSFAGTKRQLNAWLYTRMHDQLELEAQVQREMAATDDFVEGVTAFMQKRDSAFKGA, from the coding sequence ATGCCCGCCTACGAGACGGTCGACGTCCTGCGCCGCGGCCCGGCCGCCACGATCCTGCTCAACCGCCCCGAGTCCATGAACGCCTGGAACAAGCAGCTCGGGCTCGACCTGCTCGCCGCGATCGAGCAGTGTGCCGCCGACGACGGCGTGCGGGCGGTCTGCGTCACCGGTGCGGGGCGCTCGTTCTCCTCGGGCGCGGACCTCAAGGACTTCGGCAACGACCTCGACCCCAACGGGCGCCCGGACGTCTACAAGGTCCTCACCGAGCGCTACCACCCGATCATCACCGGGCTGCGCGAGATGCCCAAGCCGGTGGTGGCGGCCGTGAACGGGCCCGCGGTGGGCATCGGCCTCTCCCTCGCCCTGGCCGCGGACCTCGTCGTGGCGCGCCAGTCGGCCTACTTCCTGCTGGCCTTCGTGAACATCGGCCTCGTCCCCGACGGCGGCTCGTCGCTCTTCGTCCCCGAGCGCATCGGCTTCACCCGCGCGATCGAGCTCGCGATGCTCGGCGAGCGCCTGAGCGCCGACAAGGCCCTCGAGTGGGGCCTCATCAACAAGGTGGTGGCCGACGACGACTTCGACGCCGAGGTCGAGGCCCTCGTGGACCGCCTCGCGGCCGGCCCGACGCGCTCGTTCGCCGGCACCAAGCGCCAGCTCAACGCCTGGCTGTACACGCGGATGCACGACCAGCTGGAGCTCGAGGCGCAGGTCCAGCGCGAGATGGCCGCGACCGACGACTTCGTCGAGGGCGTCACGGCCTTCATGCAGAAGCGCGACTCCGCGTTCAAGGGCGCCTAG
- a CDS encoding CBS domain-containing protein, whose product MQVRDGMSTVVLTVGPGHSLRDAARQMSEKRVGAAVVLDPDAPGPGILTERDILDAVGAGQDLAEERVGTHLTTDVVYAQPDWSLEEAAAAMVRGGFRHLIVMKDGDVCGILSVRDVVRCWTDDGATSDMLPRATAAAG is encoded by the coding sequence ATGCAGGTCAGGGACGGGATGAGCACGGTGGTCCTCACCGTGGGACCGGGGCACTCGCTCCGCGACGCGGCGCGGCAGATGTCCGAGAAGCGCGTCGGGGCAGCCGTGGTCCTCGACCCAGACGCACCCGGTCCGGGCATCCTCACGGAGCGCGACATCCTCGACGCCGTCGGCGCGGGCCAGGACCTCGCCGAGGAGCGCGTCGGCACCCACCTCACGACCGACGTCGTCTACGCGCAGCCGGACTGGTCGCTCGAGGAGGCCGCGGCCGCCATGGTCCGCGGCGGCTTCCGGCACCTCATCGTCATGAAGGACGGCGACGTCTGCGGGATCCTGTCCGTCCGCGACGTCGTGCGCTGCTGGACCGACGACGGCGCGACGAGCGACATGCTCCCGCGCGCCACCGCCGCGGCCGGCTAG
- a CDS encoding acyltransferase: MDQATTRAERLTLGDPLRGLAALAVVVFHVTISAAFIGAGSAAIFGEEVFGAAHTTLFSLSAAVHVFFVLSGYLLMRPFARWLVGGAQRPQLVRYGLHRLMRIGPAFWLAVLATAVLVGSKGAPDREFLDLALLVHGWDSQSEIGQAMPQAWTLDIEALFYLLLPIGALLAAGLLGAARGQLVRAGVLLAGIAALCLGTLAWSSAANTVAESQVPPKFLFAFTPGMALAVLEPLLAPRARGAAWARHAQLPLLVGSLLAFVLLVRTDAASFGTRDALATLSSAALMSAVVLRQWHGTRAWRTLDQPVLHALGRWSYGVYLAHTIVLDVTEPVFRDVGGVWPTLLVGCAVVIPLSVLVAAASWRFVERPALALADHLAARWRTRRAGAADRAETVAASAGVP, translated from the coding sequence ATGGACCAGGCAACGACGAGGGCCGAGCGCCTCACGCTGGGAGACCCGCTGCGCGGGCTGGCCGCGCTGGCGGTCGTCGTCTTCCACGTCACGATCTCGGCCGCGTTCATCGGCGCCGGCTCGGCGGCCATCTTCGGCGAGGAGGTCTTCGGCGCCGCCCACACGACGCTCTTCTCCCTGTCGGCGGCGGTGCACGTCTTCTTCGTGCTGTCGGGCTACCTGCTCATGCGGCCCTTCGCGCGGTGGCTCGTCGGCGGCGCCCAGCGCCCCCAGCTCGTCCGCTACGGCCTGCACCGCCTCATGCGCATCGGCCCGGCCTTCTGGCTCGCGGTCCTCGCGACCGCCGTCCTGGTCGGCTCCAAGGGGGCGCCCGACCGCGAGTTCCTCGACCTCGCGCTGCTGGTCCACGGCTGGGACAGCCAGTCGGAGATCGGCCAGGCCATGCCGCAGGCCTGGACCCTGGACATCGAGGCGCTCTTCTACCTCCTGCTGCCGATCGGCGCCCTGCTCGCCGCCGGCCTCCTCGGCGCCGCGCGCGGCCAGCTCGTGCGCGCCGGCGTGCTGCTCGCCGGGATCGCCGCCCTGTGCCTCGGCACGCTCGCGTGGAGCTCGGCGGCGAACACCGTCGCCGAGAGCCAGGTGCCGCCGAAGTTCCTCTTCGCCTTCACTCCGGGCATGGCGCTCGCCGTCCTCGAGCCGCTGCTGGCGCCCCGGGCGCGCGGCGCGGCCTGGGCCCGCCACGCCCAGCTGCCGCTGCTGGTCGGCTCGCTGCTGGCGTTCGTGCTGCTCGTGCGCACCGACGCCGCGAGCTTCGGCACCCGCGACGCGCTGGCCACCCTGTCGTCGGCCGCGCTGATGAGCGCCGTGGTCCTTCGCCAGTGGCACGGCACGCGCGCGTGGCGCACGCTCGACCAGCCGGTGCTGCACGCGCTGGGCCGCTGGTCCTACGGCGTGTACCTCGCGCACACGATCGTCCTGGACGTCACCGAGCCGGTCTTCCGCGACGTCGGCGGGGTGTGGCCGACGCTGCTCGTCGGCTGCGCCGTCGTCATCCCGCTGTCCGTGCTCGTCGCCGCCGCGTCCTGGCGCTTCGTGGAGCGCCCGGCGCTCGCGCTCGCCGACCACCTCGCGGCCCGCTGGCGCACGCGGCGCGCCGGCGCCGCGGACCGCGCCGAGACGGTCGCCGCCTCCGCCGGGGTGCCCTAG
- a CDS encoding cytochrome c oxidase subunit 4: protein MSPVDPQVPPAGEEIHLPGLSAQPLLVAVGTTILLIGVTFNWFVFAFGVIMTTWVIINWVRESNADIAELPVHDEGHH from the coding sequence ATGAGCCCCGTCGACCCCCAGGTCCCGCCCGCCGGCGAGGAGATCCACCTCCCCGGCCTCTCCGCCCAGCCGCTGCTGGTCGCGGTCGGCACGACCATCCTGCTCATCGGCGTGACGTTCAACTGGTTCGTCTTCGCCTTCGGCGTGATCATGACCACCTGGGTCATCATCAACTGGGTCCGCGAGTCCAACGCCGACATCGCGGAGCTGCCGGTGCACGACGAGGGGCACCACTAG
- the ctaD gene encoding cytochrome c oxidase subunit I, with amino-acid sequence MAATVEPTPTLPSAVPVPQVVTRKVEREPSGFLSWVLTTDHKKIGIMYLVLTFAFFILGGVEALMMRLQLSQADNELLTPQVYNALFTMHGTTMIFLFVVPVMAGFGNYLVPLMIGARDMAFPKLNALSFWFLAMGGLVFYASIFFAPPECGWTCYSPLSDNDYLPSGGVDAWIFLVHLTGIGSLVGAINFYATIANMRAPGMGWGRLPLFVWTILVYSILLILALPVIAAAVTLLLTDRHFGTHFYDPANGGSPMLWQHLFWFFGHPEVYIMVLPGFGIVSEVLPVFARKPIFGYKAVAAATVVIAFLGLLVWAHHMFTTPSPTLVLVFFMMSSFLIAVPTGVKIFNWIATLWRGTIEFKTALLFSAGFIGTFLIGGITGVFLAVFPIDWQLHDTYFVVAHLHYVVVGGAVFCIFAGLYYWFPKMTGRLLGEGLGKLSFWLMLIGFHVTFLIQHSIGLDGMPRRVFEYPDVGNLELYNLISTIGSFILAAGIGVTIINVWRSLKNGAVSGPDPWKGNTLEWFTESPPPTVNFDTIPRIRSVEPMKDIRRQIAQQTSGATALAQPAEAEAGRVTQGA; translated from the coding sequence ATGGCTGCCACCGTCGAGCCCACCCCCACCCTCCCGAGCGCCGTCCCGGTCCCCCAGGTCGTCACGCGCAAGGTCGAGCGCGAGCCCAGCGGCTTCCTGTCGTGGGTCCTCACGACCGACCACAAGAAGATCGGGATCATGTACCTGGTCCTGACCTTCGCCTTCTTCATCCTGGGCGGGGTCGAGGCGCTGATGATGCGCCTGCAGCTGTCCCAGGCGGACAACGAGCTGCTGACGCCGCAGGTGTACAACGCCCTGTTCACGATGCACGGGACGACGATGATCTTCCTGTTCGTCGTCCCGGTCATGGCGGGCTTCGGCAACTACCTGGTGCCGCTCATGATCGGCGCCCGGGACATGGCGTTCCCCAAGCTCAACGCCCTGTCGTTCTGGTTCCTGGCGATGGGCGGCCTGGTCTTCTACGCCTCCATCTTCTTCGCCCCGCCGGAGTGCGGCTGGACCTGCTACTCGCCGCTGAGCGACAACGACTACCTGCCGTCCGGCGGCGTGGACGCGTGGATCTTCCTCGTCCACCTCACCGGCATCGGCTCGCTCGTCGGCGCCATCAACTTCTACGCCACGATCGCCAACATGCGCGCGCCCGGCATGGGCTGGGGCCGCCTGCCGCTGTTCGTGTGGACGATCCTCGTCTACTCGATCCTGCTGATCCTGGCGCTGCCGGTCATCGCGGCCGCGGTCACACTCCTGCTGACCGACCGCCACTTCGGGACCCACTTCTACGACCCGGCCAACGGGGGCTCGCCGATGCTCTGGCAGCACCTGTTCTGGTTCTTCGGGCACCCCGAGGTGTACATCATGGTCCTGCCGGGCTTCGGGATCGTCTCCGAGGTCCTGCCGGTCTTCGCGCGCAAGCCGATCTTCGGCTACAAGGCCGTCGCCGCCGCGACCGTGGTCATCGCCTTCCTCGGCCTGCTGGTCTGGGCCCACCACATGTTCACGACGCCGAGCCCGACGCTCGTGCTCGTGTTCTTCATGATGAGCTCGTTCCTCATCGCGGTGCCGACGGGCGTGAAGATCTTCAACTGGATCGCCACGCTGTGGCGAGGGACGATCGAGTTCAAGACGGCCCTGCTGTTCTCGGCCGGCTTCATCGGGACGTTCCTCATCGGCGGCATCACCGGCGTCTTCCTCGCCGTCTTCCCGATCGACTGGCAGCTGCACGACACGTACTTCGTCGTGGCCCACCTCCACTACGTGGTGGTCGGCGGCGCGGTCTTCTGCATCTTCGCGGGCCTCTACTACTGGTTCCCGAAGATGACGGGCCGCCTGCTGGGCGAGGGCCTGGGCAAGCTCAGCTTCTGGCTGATGCTCATCGGCTTCCACGTCACGTTCCTCATCCAGCACTCGATCGGCCTGGACGGCATGCCGCGCCGCGTCTTCGAGTACCCCGACGTCGGGAACCTCGAGCTGTACAACCTGATCTCGACGATCGGGTCGTTCATCCTCGCGGCCGGCATCGGCGTGACGATCATCAACGTCTGGCGCTCGCTGAAGAACGGCGCGGTCTCCGGTCCGGACCCGTGGAAGGGCAACACGCTCGAGTGGTTCACCGAGTCGCCCCCGCCGACGGTGAACTTCGACACGATCCCGCGCATCCGCTCGGTCGAGCCGATGAAGGACATCCGTCGCCAGATCGCGCAGCAGACGTCCGGCGCCACGGCGCTGGCCCAGCCGGCCGAGGCCGAGGCGGGCCGGGTGACGCAGGGCGCCTAG
- a CDS encoding helix-turn-helix transcriptional regulator, protein MPSQRPATVQLRTSLFEDAVAIVEEEYAQELSLDDIARRVASSRRQLQRAYAEIGRTTFREHLTGVRMDRAGELLQRSAGLTVREVAHRVGYRQPAQFAKAFRRHHGLAPSDFRAAHRNGGVAQAA, encoded by the coding sequence GTGCCCAGCCAGCGCCCCGCCACCGTCCAGCTCCGCACCAGCCTCTTCGAGGACGCCGTCGCGATCGTCGAGGAGGAGTACGCCCAGGAGCTCTCCCTCGACGACATCGCCCGCCGGGTCGCGTCGTCGCGCCGCCAGCTGCAGCGCGCCTACGCGGAGATCGGGCGCACGACGTTCCGCGAGCACCTGACGGGTGTCCGCATGGACCGGGCGGGCGAGCTGCTGCAGCGCAGCGCCGGCCTGACGGTCCGCGAGGTCGCCCACCGGGTCGGCTACCGCCAGCCCGCCCAGTTCGCCAAGGCGTTCCGCCGCCACCACGGCCTCGCCCCGTCGGACTTCCGCGCCGCGCACCGCAACGGCGGCGTGGCGCAGGCCGCCTGA
- a CDS encoding acyltransferase, producing the protein MQQGGRSTERLALGDPVRGLAALFVVVFHVAVSAAFIVAGARAVFGEHVFGAAHEPLFSATSMPFVFFALSAYLLTRPFAAWLVGGQGRPDVTRYAVHRVLRILPAFLLAVLATATLVGTMGAPDRQWLWLAGMVHTWDPALAIDRAMPQAWTLDVEALFYVLLPVGALLAAALLGAVRSRALRLGLLLAALVALGAGTLAWSTNAPDAAHSHMPPKFLFAFTPGLALALLEPLLAPRARASAWAARLPLGLLLVALAGQVLVALSDPADLAARHGLGLLTASALLCAIVVRHWSGAPAWKAIDRPAFHALGRWSYGMYLSHTVVLHVAEPVLRDAGGAWTTLAVGCLAVVPASIVLGALSWRYVERPALRLGDRLAARWRTRRSPARGETVAASAGVP; encoded by the coding sequence GTGCAGCAGGGAGGTCGGTCGACCGAGCGCTTGGCGCTCGGCGACCCCGTGCGCGGGCTGGCCGCGCTGTTCGTCGTCGTCTTCCACGTCGCGGTGTCGGCGGCGTTCATCGTCGCGGGTGCGCGGGCCGTGTTCGGCGAGCACGTCTTCGGCGCGGCCCACGAGCCGCTCTTCAGCGCCACGTCGATGCCGTTCGTCTTCTTCGCGCTGTCGGCCTACCTGCTCACCCGGCCCTTCGCCGCGTGGCTGGTCGGCGGCCAGGGTCGGCCGGACGTCACGCGCTACGCCGTGCACCGCGTCCTGCGCATCCTCCCGGCCTTCCTGCTGGCGGTCCTCGCCACGGCGACCCTCGTCGGGACGATGGGCGCCCCGGACCGCCAGTGGCTCTGGCTGGCCGGGATGGTCCACACCTGGGACCCGGCGCTGGCCATCGACCGGGCGATGCCGCAGGCGTGGACGCTCGACGTCGAGGCGCTCTTCTACGTCCTGCTGCCGGTCGGGGCGCTGCTGGCCGCCGCGCTCCTCGGCGCCGTGCGCAGCCGCGCGCTGCGCCTCGGCCTGCTGCTCGCGGCCCTGGTCGCCCTGGGCGCCGGCACCCTCGCGTGGAGCACGAACGCGCCGGACGCCGCCCACAGCCACATGCCGCCGAAGTTCCTCTTCGCGTTCACGCCGGGCCTCGCGCTCGCGCTGCTCGAGCCGCTGCTGGCGCCCCGCGCCCGCGCCAGCGCCTGGGCCGCTCGGCTGCCGCTGGGCCTGCTGCTCGTCGCCTTGGCCGGCCAGGTCCTCGTCGCCCTGTCCGACCCCGCGGACCTCGCGGCGCGCCACGGCCTGGGCCTGCTCACCGCCAGCGCGCTCCTGTGCGCCATCGTCGTGCGGCACTGGAGCGGCGCGCCGGCCTGGAAGGCGATCGACCGCCCCGCCTTCCACGCGCTGGGCCGCTGGTCCTACGGCATGTACCTCAGCCACACCGTCGTCCTGCACGTGGCCGAGCCCGTCCTCCGCGACGCCGGCGGCGCCTGGACGACGCTCGCCGTCGGCTGCCTCGCGGTCGTCCCGGCCTCGATCGTCCTCGGCGCGCTGTCGTGGCGCTACGTCGAGCGGCCCGCGCTGCGCCTCGGCGACCGGCTGGCCGCGCGGTGGAGGACGCGGCGGTCGCCGGCGCGGGGCGAGACGGTCGCCGCCTCCGCCGGGGTGCCCTAG